The nucleotide sequence GCTGGCGGTGCTGGGGGCGCTGTCGCTGCTGCTGGGGGCATTGCTGCTGGTGAATACGATATCCTCCATTTTGACGCAGCAGGTGCGTCAGCTGGGGATTATGAAATCCATCGGGGCGCGCCGGGATCAGATTCTGCGGATGTACCTGACACTGGTGGGGGCCTACGGCATTCTGGCGCTGGTGGTGGCAGCCCCGCTGGGAGCGCTGGCGGCCAGTGGGGTGACCGGTTTTATGTCCGAAATGTTTAACTTTGAGTCCGGTGGGCTGGAATTGCCGCTGCGGGTCATATTGGTTGAAATGGCAGTGGCCCTCCTGGTGCCGCTGGCAGCGGCTCTGTGGCCGGTATGGTGCGGCACCGGCATCACGGTGCGGGAGGCGTTAAATGACTATGGCATCAGTGGTGTGGAAGCCAGGGGCCGGGTGGACATCTGGGTGGATGCCGCGCTGGAACGGCTGAAGGGGCTGCCCCGGCCTGTGCTGCTGTCGCTGCGGAACACCTTCCGGCGCAAGGGGCGGCTCGCGCTGACCCTACTGACTTTGACCGTGGCCGGGACGGTATTTATGGCGGTATTTTCGGTGCGGGCGTCCCTGTATTCCACTCTGGACCAGGCGATGGAATATTTTCATTATGACATGGCGGTGGAATTTGCCCAAAGCTACCGGGTGAACCGCATTGAGCAGGAGGTGTTCCGTGTGCCCGGTATTAAAGCCGCGGAACCCTGGGGGAGATCCGCCGGCCGGGTGCTGCAGGACGTACGCAAGGAATCCGAGGCCGAGGCCAGCCAAAATGTGTTTATTCTTGCGCCCCCGGCTGATACCGGGATGATCCATCCGCAGATGCTTCAGGGGCGCTGGCTGCTGCCTGAAGATGAAAGCGCCCTGGTCATCAATACGGAGGTGCTGAAAGACAATCCGCATTTACAGGTGGGCGGCCCGGCGGTGGTCATGGTGGGCCCCCGCAAGCTGCAGTTTACGGTGGTGGGGATTGCTCAGGGCATACTGGCCGGGCCGATTGTATACGCCCCTTACGAATGGATGGCCGGAGCGGTGCAGGAGACCGGCCGGGCCCGGACCGTACAGATCATTACCAATTCCGCCGATCCTCAGACGCAAAGCGTGGTGGGCAGAGCGCTGGAAGAGCATATGAAGCAAAACAGCCTGCGGGTGAAGAATGTGACGATTACCTGGCAGCAAAAAGAGCGGATTCGCTCGCAGTTTGCCATAATCACCATTTTTCTGCTGATTATGGCGGTGCTGCTGGCGGTAGTGGGAGCGCTGGGACTGACGGGGACGATGGGGATTAACGTCCTGGAGCGGACCCGGGAGATTGGCGTGATGCGGGCGGTTGGCGCTTCCAGCCTGGACATCGGCAAAGTATTCGTGGTGGAAGCGCTGTGCATCGGCGTACTGAGCTGGCTGGCGGGAGCGTTGCTGGCGCTGCCGGTGGCGGCGCTGCTGAGCCATCAGGTAGGGGTGCTGTTTATGCAAAACCCCCTGGCATTTTCCTTCAGTTTTCTGGGCGTAGGGATTTGGCTGGGGCTGTCGACGGCGCTGTCGGCGCTGGCAAGCCTGCTGCCGGCCTGGAACGCGGCCAGACTGAGCGTACGGGATGTATTAAGTTATCAATAATAATACGAATAAGGGCAAGGAGAGAAGTGAATGGCAATGAACAAAGGATTGCGGAGCCAGGAGAGCTGGATGAAACGTCATCTGCCGTCGGCGCTGCTGGCAGCAGTCATCATTGTAGCTTTGGCGGGCGGTTTCTGGCTGTTGAACCTTGGCCGGCAAAACAAGCCGCAGGATCTGCCGGCAATAAAGGCGGATGAGCGCGTATTGGCCGAAGGGATTGTGTATCCGGTGCATTATTCCCAGATGGTAATGCCTGTGAACGGAATGGTGGGTGAGGTACTGGCCAAAGAAGGGGACAGGGTGCAGGCCGGGCAGCCGATTATCCGGCTGGTTCGGGCGGATTACCAGGCCCGGGTGGACAGCGCCGGTTCGGCGGTAAAACGGGCGGAGGCCGCCGTGAAGCAGGCCGGGGTGAAGCTTGCGGAGGCGGAACGGGAATGGCAGCGGCAGCAGCGGATGGACGCGGCCGGGGCCACGTCCCGTCAGCAGCTTGAGCAGGCCGAGACAGCGGTTGAACGGGACAGGGCCGGGCTGGCGCAGGCGGAGGCGGAGCTGGCGGCCCAAAAGGATAAATTGTCCGAGTCCGAAGGTGAACTGGAAAAGACAGAGCTGCGGGCAACGATCGACGGTACGGTGGCTTTCCTGGATGTGAAACCGGGCGAGCATGCGCCAGCCGGTGAGATATTGGTGCGGCTTGCGGACGAAACCGCCTGGGAGGTGCGCAGCGACGACCTCACCGAATTGGCGGTCGTCAAGGTCCGGGCCGGCGACACGGCGATTTTGACGTTTGACGGCATACCCGGGCTGGAGATTCCCGGACGGGTCCAATTTATCCGGCCTTACGGGGAGAAGAAACGGGGGGATATTACCTATACCGTGTTTATTGCTCCGGATTACTGGGATGAGCGTCTGCGCTGGATGATGACCGCCCAGATTGCCATTGCGGCCTCAAAGTGAAAAGGAGAATAATTACATGCTAAGACAGAAGGTATGGAAAACGTGCTGGGTCGCAATACCTGTCGGGATCATATTTCTGGCCAACAGTATGAATACCTGGGCGGCTCCGGTTGAGCTTTCGCTGCATGAGAGCATCGCTCTGGCGCTGCGGAATAATCCCGCGGTAAAAATAGCCGAGGCGGACCAGTCGCAGGCGGTTTGGGCCGTTGCTGAAATCAGAGGGGAGTTCGGCCCCGGTCTAAAGTATGACCATACATATTCCCGGGCGGAAATCGCCGCTTCTACGCTGAACGATGATCTGCTGGGCTATTTGTCCGGTTCCGCCCTTAAAAGCAATGGATTCAGGAACAGGATCACGCTGAACCTGCCCCTTTATACCGGAGGAAGAAGGGCTGGATTGCTGGGGCAGGCCGAAGACAATCTTTATGCTGCCCGTCTGGAAGTGAAAAAAGCCAAACAGCAGCTTGCCTTTGACACAACAACCGCCTATTTCAACGCACTGCAGGCGCGCAGCCTGCTGGAAATCAGCCAGGAGTCCATGGAGAATCTTACGGCGCATTTGAAAAATGTGCAGGTGAAATATGAAGAAGGGCTGGTAACCAAAGCCGAGGTACTGCGCGCCGAAGTGGAACTGGCCAATGCCGGACAGGATCTCATGACGGCGCAGAACGACTATAACCTGGCGATTGACAGCCTGAACAATGTGATGGGACTGCCGTTGGATCATGAAATCACGATAACGGCGACAGGCAATGGAGCAATAGCCTATGAAAGCGATACTCGTACCCTTGAGGAGTGCATACAATACGCCCGGCGGAATCACCCTGCGGTCATACAGAGCCAAATCAGGGTTAATGCCGCCAAACAAGGCGTAAAAGCCGAAAAGAGCGGAAATTTGCCGCAAATCAGCTTGAATGGCAGCAATGACTGGTATGACGAGGATTTTCCCGGGGCGAAGGAAAGCTACTGGATGGTGAGCCTTACCGCTTCTCTGAATGTATTTGACGCCGGCGTTGTAAAGTCCAAGGTGAAGCAGGCCGAAAGTAAAATGGACAAAGCGCGGCAACAAGCCCGACAGGCGGAAGAAGCGGCCGCTCTTGACGTAAGCAAGGCCTACCATGACCTAAGGGCGGCGGAAAACCGCATCGCCACAACAAAAGGTGTGGTGGATAAGGCGCGGGAGATTTTCCGGATTACCGAAATCCGCTACCGCGAGGGCGCCGGTACAAACCTGGATGTGATTGACGCCCAGCTGACGCTGGCTCAGGCTAAGACGAAACATAACCAGGCGCGGTATGATTATTGCAGAAGCAAAGCCAAATTGATGCAGGCCATGGGAATGGATCAAGATACATGAAGCGGCGCGGCGGCGAATTTTTGAAAAGGTGGAGGGGCAATTTTGCGTGAACAGAATGTGACAGGCATGACAGTGGAAATTAAAGCCCTCAGCAAGACCTATCGTAAAAATAACGGAACTGTTTTTACAGCCGTTGACAACGTGAATCTGGCGATACACAGGGGCGAAGTCTTTGGTTTTCTGGGCGCAAACGGCGCAGGCAAAACCACAACCATCAAAATGATGTGCGGCCTGGTCGCCCCGACCTCCGGCCGCATATTGCTCAACGGCTGCGACACCGGTCCGGAGCGCGGCAATGCCATGCGGCAGATCGGGGTGGTTTTGGAAGGAACGAGAAATATCTACTGGCCTTTATCGGCCTGGCAGAATTTAATGTATTTCGGCAGGCTGAAGGGTTGTTCCGGCAGAGCGTTAAACGAACGCAGCGAACAGCTTCTGCGGGAGCTGGAGCTGTGGGACCGGCGCAATGATATTGTCCGGAATTTTTCCCGGGGGATGCAGCAAAGAATTGCCATTGCCTGCGCTCTGATTGCCGATCCTCCTATTCTTATCCTGGATGAGCCGACGCTGGGCCTGGATGTTGAGGCGACTCAGATCATGAAGGCGCTGCTGCAGCGGCTGGCCCGGGAGTATCAGAAAACGGTCATCATTACTTCCCATCAGCTGGATGTGGTGCAGGAGCTGTGCGACCGTGTGGCCATCATCCATAAAGGTCGGATCATTGCCGACAGGAGTCTGGCTGAATTATTGGCGCTTTTTGGACAGGGCTGCTATCAGATTAAGGCAAAAGGAAATTTCGCCAATCTGGAAAAGAATCTGCCCGGGGATTTCAGCGTAACCGAGGAAAACGGCACGGTATTGTTGACCGGGCCAATCAGCAGTCAGGCTGAATTATACGGTTTGCTTTTAAAAATAAGAGAACAGGGCATGACGCTGATTGCCGCATCGCCGATAGAACCGGATTTGGAAGAAGTGTTTTTAAAGCTGGTGAAAAACAAGGGGGGGGAAGGTCAACGATGGAGACATGCAAAGTTATGCTGAATGAGACCTACAAAGGGCTGCTTATTTCCTGGAACTATAAATTCGAAACCTTTTTACAGCTTTTAGTGATGGGCATGGTCTTCCTTGGCATCGGCTTTATCATGGGAGGGGGGCAGGTCACTCCGGACCGCCTTGCTTTTATCTTAGTGGGTTATTTAATGTGGCTGTATTCCACCATTGTGATTTCCAATATGTGCTATGACCTGCTGGGAGAGGCGCAGGCTGGCACGCTGGAACAAGTTTTTATGAGTCCTGTGCCCGTGCCTTTGATATTAATGGGCCGGTCTTTTTCCACATTGATTACGGCTACGATTCATATTTTACTGTTGACGCTGGTGATGCTCTGGGGGTTTGGGGTCAGTATTCCGCTCCGCTGGTCGGGCTTGCCCGTATTCATTGTTACGATCGCCGGATTGTTTGGCTTTGGTTTCATGATTGCCGGGGCGACGCTGCTATTTAAACGGATCGGCCAGCTGGCCAGTTTAACGGCCAATGCGCTGCTGTTTCTCAATGGCTCCATGGTTCCCGTTGAGCAGTTCCCCCAATGGCTGGCCATCTTTGCGAAAACCCTGCCGACAACGCAGGGGGTCATCTTGCTGCGGCAGACTTTACTGGAGACCTATTCGCTGCATGATTTATGGCGGGATGGCAGTTTACTGCTGCTTCTTTCCCAGTCAGCCGTTTATTTTGGCGGCGGGTTGCTGTTTCTCATCTGGTGCGTGAAAAAAGCCAAACGCGCCGGAACTCTGGGATCTTATTAAAGCCTGCTTAAAAAGCGCACATCCGCATCTTTTTAAGCAGGCTTTGCTGCGAAGTTCAATAGATTAAGTGTAATGAGGTGTAGGCATATGAAGGTGGTTCAACTGGCCGGCTTATATTTTCTGGGGACTGAGGAGTACAATTCATCCAATAATATGATGGCTACCGTTGTTTTTAAAGAAAAAATTGACGGTGAAAAACTGTTTCCCAGCTATCGGAAACTGATCCTGCAGAATCCGCTGCTGCAAACCAGAATCGCGGAACGGCCGGAACAAAATATGTTTGCGTGGGAACGGTTTTCACCGGATGAAATAGAGTATTTCCTGCGCTTTGAGCAGGAGGAGTTTGACCGGCGCTATGACAAGGCGGCTGTTTTACGCCAGTATTATCCTACCAATTCACGCCTGCCCTTTTACATCACTATTGTCGATGACCGTACAGCGGTCATTTGCATGAATCATGTTCTGGCCAATGGCCGGTCTTTTATTTTCTGGATTGAAAGATGGCTGCAGTATTACGCCGGCGGAGAGGCCGCCGGCAGCGTTGAGCCAAAGGCCAAAGCAGCTTTCAGGCAGAAACTGGCGGGCAGGTTGAAAAGAGCCAAGGCCTTTGTGTGGCTGCCGGTTTTCCTGGTTGAATATATGTGCAAAGCCGGCAAAAAGGCCGCGCACAATACGGTAGATCTCAGTTACGGCAAGCAGCCCGGACCCAACAACAGCTACGCGCTCAAGGCATACAGCTTCAGCCGGGAGGATACCCAGGACATATTGCGCCTTTGCAAGCGCAATAATACGACCTTAACAGAACATATGTGCTCCATTTTGGCTGAAAGCTTCTTGCAATACAGCCATCAATGCGGCCATGATAAAAAACGCGTGCTGATTTCGATGCCGATGGACATGCAGCCGATTAGGCCCTATACGCCGGAAAATACGTACGGAAATCTGATAGCCAGCCTGCCGGCGCAGTTTTTTGGCGGCAAAGCAATGGAACCGCAAATCAAGGCCGTATTCAAGTGGTTTCGGCGAGGCATCCCCTACAGTTTGTCCTGCCTGGCTGCGGCAGCAGCCTTTTCCTATGAAAAAACAAAAAGACAGTGCCTGACGCTGTGCCAAAAAACAATGCCGAAGAGGTCCCCCCTGGGGGACTTTTCACTGACCTATTCCAACCTGGGCGTTATCACATCGCCGGTAATGGAAAAATTAGTGGATGCCGCCTATTTTTATTTTAAACCGCAGACAATTCTTGTGGTGTCATCCACCCTTGCCGGCAGGCTGCACATCAAAGTGAGCCTGACCAAGGATCTTTATGACGCGGAGGAAGTGTTTGCATTGTTCGATCAAATGCTATCGCTTGAATCTTTGTTGCAGGCGGAGCAAAAATCCGGGGAGGAGCAGCATTAACATGGGAAAAGAGGAACTCACCGCTACAGAGTATGCACTGACTGCTTACCAAAGGGATATTTGGCTTGAACAATGCCTATATCCCGGCAAGCCGATCTACAACTTAGGCGGATACATGGAGATTAAAGGCGAGATGGACGTCCCGGCGCTAAGCAGGTCAATCGCCGCCGTAATCAGACATAATGACAGCTTTCGCAGCAATATTGCGAAAAAAAACGGCGAACCCTGTCTGAAAATATTGCCGGAATTGGCCTATGAAGTCCCGTTCCACGATTTTTCCCAGCAGGAAAACGCCTATGAATATTGCCTCGACTGGCTGAACCGGGAATTCCTGACTCCCATGGCATTTGGCGAGAATTTATTTCAGTTTGCGTTGGTTAAGTGTGACGCGGGCACGTATTTCTGGCTGATGAAAGTGCATCACATCATTATTGACGGCATGGGCTTATCGATTATGTACAGGCAGGTCATTGAAAATTATAATCAGTTGCTTGCAGGCGCTTCAGAGCTGGACCGGATCACCTACTCCTATACTGATTTTGTCGCGGAGCATCAGCGTTATCTCGCTTCCGCCGCGTTTTTAAATGACAAGGCCTTTTGGCAGGAAAAGTACCGGACGATTCCCGAACCGCTGTTTAGCAGGAATGCGGAGAGCGATGACGCCGCCGCCGGCGTGACCAGCGATCGGATCAGCTTCGCCGTTAAAAGGTCTTTGTACAATCAAATCATTGCCTTCAGCGAGGCGCAGGGCTGCTCGGTGTTCCATTTCCTGCTGGCGGTGCTGTTTCTTTATTTCAGCAGGTTATGCGGCAAAGACGAGGTAGTCATCGGCGTTCCCATTCTGAACCGAAGCAAGGCCAAATACAAGCAGACGCTGGGGCTTTTCGCCAATGTGATGCCGTTAAAGCTCCAGCCGGGCAAGGATTTAACCTTTATTCAGCTGATGCTGTATATCAGGAATGAACTGATGGAATGCTACCGGCACCAGAAACTGCCCTTCGGAGAGATCTACCGGACGGTGTTTAACGGCGCCGTAGAGAAAAGCAATATTTACGACCTGTCGCTTTCCTATATCAACCGTGATTTTAGTGAAAATTATCATACGGCCAGCGATTATCAGATCGTCAGCCTGTCGCACCGGCATGAGCGGACGGCGTTGACGATCTTTGTCAGGGACTATAATGAGGAAAGAGACGTTGTCTTTGATTTTGACTATCAGACCGCTCTCTTTGCCAAATTTGTCCCGATTGAAAATGTGATCAGTCATTTTAGCCATTTGCTGGCGGCCGTCCTGGCAAACAGCGGGGAAAGCTTCGCTGAGATCGAAATGATGCCGGAGGAAGAACGGCGGAAGGTGTTAAGGGCGTTTAACAATACGCAGGCCGGGTATGACAGGGACAAGACAATCCACGCATTGCTTGAGGATCAGGCGGAACAGAGGCCCGAAAGGCCGGCGGCAGTGTTTGAAGGCCGTCAGCTGACCTATCGGGCGCTAAACGCCAGGGCGAATCAGCTGGCAAGAGTGTTGCGCCATAAAGGGGTCAAACCTGACAGCATCGTGGGTATCATGACCGAACGTTCCCTGGAAATGGTGATCGGTGTGATGGCGGTGCTCAAGGCGGGCGGGGCGTACCTGCCGATCGATCCGAACTATCCTGCGGACAGGATCCAATATATGCTGCAAGACAGCGCCGCGGCGATCCTGCTGACCGGCAGGAACCTGATGCAGCCGCCGGATTATCAGGGTGAAGTTTTGGACCTGGAAGACGGCAGACTGTATCAGGGGGAGGAGACAAACCTGGACAGCGTAAATACGCCGGAGGATTTGGCATACATCATTTATACGTCGGGTTCAACGGGCAATCCGAAAGGGGTTATGATTGCGCATCAGGGAATCGCCAACCTGAAAACCTTCTTTCAGCAAACCTACCAGGTCGGCGGGCAGGACAGAATGCTGCAATTCGCCAGCAGTTCCTTTGACGCTTCGGTATGGGAAATGTTTACCAGCCTGCTGGCCGGAGCAACGCTGTATATCGTTTCACGGGATACGATCCATAACTATGGCGAGTTTACCCGTTTTATCGCTGCAAACGGGATTACCATCGCGCTTTTGCCGCCACCGTATCTGACCGGTATTGAGCCGGGGGATGTGCCCGGCTTGAAGCGGCTGATCACCGGCGGGTCCGCCATCACCAAGGGCCTGATGGAAAAATGGAAGGATAGGCGGGTCTATATCAACGCGTATGGACCTACCGAAGCAACCGTCATTGCAACCACCTGGAAGTACAGTCCGGAAGCAAGCGGGTATGGCTCGGTGCCGATCGGCGTTCCGATCAGCAACACGCAAATTTATATTCTCGACGGCAACAACCGGCTGCTGCCTGTGGGCGCCGCCGGTGAACTGTGCATAGCGGGCGACGGATTGGCCCGGGGGTATCTGAACCGGCCGGAGCTGACCGCGGAGAAGTTTGTGCCCAATCCCTTTAGCCCCGGGGCAAAAATGTATAAGACGGGCGATCTGGCGCGCTGGCTGCCTGACGGCAATATAGAGTTTCTCGGCAGGATTGACCATCAGGTAAAGATCAGAGGCTTCCGCATCGAACTGGGAGAAATTGAAGCCCGGCTGCTGGAGCATGGAGCGGTAAAGGAAGCGGTGGTCATTGCCAGGCAAGACCGGGCAGGGGAGGCATACCTGGCGGCGTATTTTACGACGAGCCGTGCGGTGGAGACGGGTGAACTGAGGGAAGCTCTGTTAAAGGAACTGCCTGAATATATGGTCCCGTCCTATTTTATCCAGCTTGACAAGATGCCCCTGACCGGCAGCGACAAGATCGACAGGAAGGCGCTGCCCGAGCCTGACCTGAGCCTGGCTGCTGCTGTGGAATATATGGCGCCGCGGGATGAAACGGAAGAAATACTGGCGCGGATATGGCAGGAAGTACTGAAAGTCGAAAGAGTGGGCCTGAAGGATCATTTCTTCGCGCTGGGCGGGGATTCGATCAAGGCGATACAAGTGCTGTCGCGGCTGAATCAATACGGGTTAAAGCTGGAAATGAAGGATTTGTTCAAACATCCTGCCATTGGCGAACTGAGCGGCTATGTAAAGGCGACGAGCCGGAAAGCAGTTCAGGCTGTTGTCGAAGGCGATATCGGACTGACTCCGATCCAGCACTGGCTGTTTGAGCAAAGCTTTACGGACAAGCACCACTTTAACCAGGCGGTAATGCTGTATCGCCGGGAGGGGTTTGATGAAGCCGCTTTGCGCAGCGTGTTTGTCAGGCTGGCGGAGCATCACGACGCGTTGCGAATCGTAGCGAAAGAGGGACGGCTGTTTAACCGGGGGACAGAGGCCGGACTGTACACCCTGGAGACGCTGGATTTACGCGAGGCTGAGAATTTCCGGGAAATTATGGCGGCGGAGTCCGGCCGGCTGCAAAGGAGCATGGACTTATATAACGGCCCGCTGGTTAAGGCAAAATTGTACCAGGCCAGGGACGGGGACCATCTGTTCCTTGTTATCCATCATCTGGTAGTGGACGGGATATCCTGGAGAATCCTTCTGCAGGATCTTTTCCAGGGGTACACGCAGGCCTTGTCGCAGGAAGCAATAACCTTCGCGGACAAGACCGATTCTTTCAAAGAGTGGTCGGAGCGACTGGCCGCTTACGCCGACAGCCGGGAATTATTGCAGGAGGTGCCCTACTGGGCCGGGCTGGAGGCAATCGAGGTGAAACCGCTTATTAAGGATCAATCGGTTGCCGTGAGAAGCTATCGGGAGCATAACACCGTACAGGTGAAATTGACGGAGGAAGAGACGGCAACCCTGCTCAAGAGGGCAAACGCCGCTTATCATACCGAGATCAACGATCTTCTGCTTACGGCGTTGGGGCTTGCGGTCAGGGAATGGACCGGGGATGCCCGGATATTGATCAATCTGGAAGGACACGGCAGGGAAGAAATCATCAGGGGTGTGGACGTCAGCAGGACCGTCGGCTGGTTTACCGCCCAATATCCTGTGATCCTTGACATGAGCGGCGAACGGGAACTGGCCTGCCGGATAAAATCCGTGAAGGAAAGCCTGCGGCAAATCCCAAACAAAGGTATTGGCTATGGCATTCTCAAATATCTGACCTCGCCCGGATACAAGGCGGCGCTGCAGTTTAACCTGCAGCCTGAAATCAGCTTTAATTA is from Acetonema longum DSM 6540 and encodes:
- a CDS encoding ABC transporter ATP-binding protein codes for the protein MREQNVTGMTVEIKALSKTYRKNNGTVFTAVDNVNLAIHRGEVFGFLGANGAGKTTTIKMMCGLVAPTSGRILLNGCDTGPERGNAMRQIGVVLEGTRNIYWPLSAWQNLMYFGRLKGCSGRALNERSEQLLRELELWDRRNDIVRNFSRGMQQRIAIACALIADPPILILDEPTLGLDVEATQIMKALLQRLAREYQKTVIITSHQLDVVQELCDRVAIIHKGRIIADRSLAELLALFGQGCYQIKAKGNFANLEKNLPGDFSVTEENGTVLLTGPISSQAELYGLLLKIREQGMTLIAASPIEPDLEEVFLKLVKNKGGEGQRWRHAKLC
- a CDS encoding TolC family protein; protein product: MLRQKVWKTCWVAIPVGIIFLANSMNTWAAPVELSLHESIALALRNNPAVKIAEADQSQAVWAVAEIRGEFGPGLKYDHTYSRAEIAASTLNDDLLGYLSGSALKSNGFRNRITLNLPLYTGGRRAGLLGQAEDNLYAARLEVKKAKQQLAFDTTTAYFNALQARSLLEISQESMENLTAHLKNVQVKYEEGLVTKAEVLRAEVELANAGQDLMTAQNDYNLAIDSLNNVMGLPLDHEITITATGNGAIAYESDTRTLEECIQYARRNHPAVIQSQIRVNAAKQGVKAEKSGNLPQISLNGSNDWYDEDFPGAKESYWMVSLTASLNVFDAGVVKSKVKQAESKMDKARQQARQAEEAAALDVSKAYHDLRAAENRIATTKGVVDKAREIFRITEIRYREGAGTNLDVIDAQLTLAQAKTKHNQARYDYCRSKAKLMQAMGMDQDT
- a CDS encoding efflux RND transporter periplasmic adaptor subunit translates to MAMNKGLRSQESWMKRHLPSALLAAVIIVALAGGFWLLNLGRQNKPQDLPAIKADERVLAEGIVYPVHYSQMVMPVNGMVGEVLAKEGDRVQAGQPIIRLVRADYQARVDSAGSAVKRAEAAVKQAGVKLAEAEREWQRQQRMDAAGATSRQQLEQAETAVERDRAGLAQAEAELAAQKDKLSESEGELEKTELRATIDGTVAFLDVKPGEHAPAGEILVRLADETAWEVRSDDLTELAVVKVRAGDTAILTFDGIPGLEIPGRVQFIRPYGEKKRGDITYTVFIAPDYWDERLRWMMTAQIAIAASK
- a CDS encoding FtsX-like permease family protein, with product MIRYILLAPRWRKVWADLWGNKLRTALVVLSISVGVFAVGMVYSSYLMFQRDLAISWAAASPASASLYADPFDEELAESVRSLRGVKEAEGRRNVNLRVRTAGDQWRQMMLIAIPDYAKQKVNIVRPQSGAWPPGDGDALLERSSLAELGVAQGEPILVETAAGRKRWLKVTGTVYDPSQFPSKFSGSAYGYINMDTLEKLDETRQLDQVNLVVQPGILQGKDTAPIKAVGRKAWSKLEQGDTTVSWLQVNTPGEHLMQGVINALLLLLAVLGALSLLLGALLLVNTISSILTQQVRQLGIMKSIGARRDQILRMYLTLVGAYGILALVVAAPLGALAASGVTGFMSEMFNFESGGLELPLRVILVEMAVALLVPLAAALWPVWCGTGITVREALNDYGISGVEARGRVDIWVDAALERLKGLPRPVLLSLRNTFRRKGRLALTLLTLTVAGTVFMAVFSVRASLYSTLDQAMEYFHYDMAVEFAQSYRVNRIEQEVFRVPGIKAAEPWGRSAGRVLQDVRKESEAEASQNVFILAPPADTGMIHPQMLQGRWLLPEDESALVINTEVLKDNPHLQVGGPAVVMVGPRKLQFTVVGIAQGILAGPIVYAPYEWMAGAVQETGRARTVQIITNSADPQTQSVVGRALEEHMKQNSLRVKNVTITWQQKERIRSQFAIITIFLLIMAVLLAVVGALGLTGTMGINVLERTREIGVMRAVGASSLDIGKVFVVEALCIGVLSWLAGALLALPVAALLSHQVGVLFMQNPLAFSFSFLGVGIWLGLSTALSALASLLPAWNAARLSVRDVLSYQ
- a CDS encoding ABC transporter permease, which translates into the protein METCKVMLNETYKGLLISWNYKFETFLQLLVMGMVFLGIGFIMGGGQVTPDRLAFILVGYLMWLYSTIVISNMCYDLLGEAQAGTLEQVFMSPVPVPLILMGRSFSTLITATIHILLLTLVMLWGFGVSIPLRWSGLPVFIVTIAGLFGFGFMIAGATLLFKRIGQLASLTANALLFLNGSMVPVEQFPQWLAIFAKTLPTTQGVILLRQTLLETYSLHDLWRDGSLLLLLSQSAVYFGGGLLFLIWCVKKAKRAGTLGSY